Proteins encoded together in one Lathyrus oleraceus cultivar Zhongwan6 chromosome 5, CAAS_Psat_ZW6_1.0, whole genome shotgun sequence window:
- the LOC127082770 gene encoding auxilin-related protein 2, with protein sequence MDEFGVLTERFGLKPQGKSAPMASSKRSAPTTAADSASRSFGTTSPQNGSGSPQYSSFDFDYGVFGNSGVKTQRSGGFDNGIDEIFGGNGNTKSNVGKGVSLDYDPIFGGLTQSVSTSSSSQVYVDDIFGGVNEKSVGVDDLLGKIGGLHATSNKSSVNKSPDFDDLMAGFGGSSVSNNGKTSIETKLPQKPTATSHDDPFLVFETLDETSSGSFLDSLEQMSKNSSKATSGSSSPSPFLRPPPSGNASNSINNPSISSIDELENFAMGRVQSNASRRANTNTGEIKKNSAAKTNKDKESPATKVNQSNGADDLESFFSMGSRSNSVPKSRTTTMDHMFDRQVNNKEKHDGSQRVPSRSPANAKKSSPTTSFDDLSLIFGASPSSEFEEMEGETEERRKARLGRHQRTQERALKAVADMNQRDLQSKMEQEERRRIAETVDVQIKRWAAGKEGNMRALLSSLQTVLSADYGWQPVSLTDMITSTSVKKVYRKATLCIHPDKVQQKGANLEQKYTAEKVFDILKEAWTKFNAEELR encoded by the exons ATGGACGAATTCGGTGTATTGACCGAACGATTCGGCTTGAAACCGCAAGGTAAATCGGCTCCAATGGCTTCCTCCAAGCGATCCGCACCGACAACCGCCGCCGATTCTGCCTCCCGCTCATTCGGAACCACTTCGCCGCAAAACGGATCCGGATCTCCCCAGTATTCATCTTTCGATTTCGATTACGGTGTTTTCGGGAACAGCGGTGTCAAAACGCAGCGTTCGGGAGGTTTTGACAATGGCATTGACGAGATCTTTGGTGGAAATGGGAACACCAAATCGAATGTCGGCAAGGGTGTTAGCCTTGACTATGATCCGATATTCGGTGGTTTGACTCAGTCGGTTTCGACTTCCTCGTCGTCGCAGGTTTATGTAGATGATATATTCGGTGGAGTGAATGAAAAAAGTGTTGGTGTTGATGATTTGCTTGGTAAGATTGGTGGATTGCATGCTACCAGCAACAAAAGTTCGGTGAACAAATCGCCTGATTTTGATGATTTGATGGCTGGATTTGGTGGTAGCAGCGTTTCCAATAACGG GAAAACAAGCATTGAGACAAAGCTTCCTCAAAAACCAACTGCTACATCTCATGATGATCCATTTTTAGTATTTGAGACTTTAGACGAAACATCTTCAGGATCATTCCTGGACTCATTAGAACAAATGAGTAAGAATAGTTCCAAAGCTACAAGTGGCAGCTCCAGTCCCTCCCCATTTTTGAGGCCTCCACCGTCGGGGAATGCTTCAAACTCAA TTAACAACCCAAGTATATCATCAATAGATGAGCTTGAGAACTTTGCCATGGGCCGGGTGCAGAGTAATGCTAGTAGAAGGGCGAATACCAACACTGGTGAGATTAAGAAAAACTCAGCGGCTAAGACAAACAAAGATAAAGAATCTCCGGCTACAAAAGTGAATCAATCAAATGGTGCGGATGATCTTGAATCCTTTTTCAGCATGGGCTCTCGATCAAACAGTGTACCAAAGTCAAGGACAACAACTATG GATCATATGTTTGATCGCCAAGTAAACAATAAAGAAAAACATGATGGATCACAAAGAGTGCCATCACGATCCCCAGCCAATGCAAAGAAATCTTCACCCACAACATCATTTGATGACTTGTCATTGATATTTGGCG CTTCCCCATCATCGGAATTTGAGGAAATGGAAGGTGAAACTGAAGAAAGGAGAAAAGCGAGATTGGGACGCCACCAGAGAACACAAGAGCGAGCG TTGAAAGCAGTGGCTGATATGAACCAGCGTGACCTTCAATCCAAGATGGAGCAAGAAGAGAGACGT CGAATAGCTGAGACTGTGGATGTTCAGATAAAGAGGTGGGCTGCAGGAAAAGAAGGCAATATGCGGGCATTGCTGTCATCATTGCAAACT GTTCTTTCGGCAGATTATGGGTGGCAACCAGTGTCTTTGACGGACATGATCACTTCAACTTCAGTGAAAAAAGTGTATAGAAAAGCCACATTATGTATTCACCCTGATAAAGTCCAACAGAAAGGTGCTAATCTTGAACAAAAATATACCGCGGAGAAGGTTTTTGACATCCTTAAG GAAGCTTGGACTAAGTTTAATGCTGAAGAGCTTCGCTAA